One genomic window of Candidatus Hydrogenedentota bacterium includes the following:
- a CDS encoding DUF58 domain-containing protein, whose translation MTATATQTAKTAEPLFDDNFIETLAYLNIIARKILSGQMKAERRSRQKGVSVEFADHRPYSPGDDFRFIDWSVYFRTDHLFLKLFEEEEDLQIYILIDCSASMAFGNPDKFIYARRLAAAIGYLGLASMDRVHIVPFVDNVPTTAAESLRLRGKGKVFRLLSFLESRESGGVTDLRAALQRFSSGSQKRGMAILISDLYDREGVIPGLNALRYQKFDPYVIHLVSPQEAAPELLGDLRLIDGESGRTRDVTLTEGLLKKYRQVFEGHGAKMEQFCRSRAIGYARCVTSTPFQDTIVHMLRRGKLLQ comes from the coding sequence ATGACCGCTACCGCAACCCAGACGGCCAAAACCGCCGAGCCCCTCTTCGATGACAACTTCATCGAGACGCTGGCCTATCTCAACATCATCGCGCGCAAGATCCTCAGCGGGCAGATGAAGGCCGAGCGGCGCAGCCGGCAAAAAGGCGTCAGCGTGGAGTTCGCCGACCACCGGCCCTATTCCCCGGGCGACGACTTCCGCTTCATCGACTGGAGCGTCTACTTTCGCACCGACCACCTCTTCCTCAAGCTTTTCGAGGAAGAGGAAGACCTCCAAATCTACATCTTGATTGATTGTTCCGCCAGCATGGCCTTCGGCAACCCCGACAAGTTCATCTATGCCCGCCGCCTCGCGGCCGCTATCGGCTACCTCGGCCTCGCCAGCATGGACCGCGTCCACATCGTGCCTTTCGTGGACAACGTCCCCACGACCGCCGCGGAGTCCCTGCGCCTGCGGGGCAAAGGCAAGGTCTTCCGCCTCCTCTCCTTCCTCGAAAGTCGGGAGAGCGGCGGCGTCACCGATTTGCGCGCCGCCCTACAGCGCTTCAGCAGCGGCAGCCAGAAACGTGGCATGGCGATACTGATTTCCGATCTTTACGACCGCGAGGGCGTGATTCCCGGACTCAACGCCCTCCGTTACCAGAAGTTCGATCCCTACGTGATCCACCTCGTCTCACCGCAGGAAGCCGCCCCCGAGTTGCTCGGCGACTTGCGCCTCATCGACGGTGAGTCGGGACGCACCCGCGACGTCACGCTAACCGAAGGATTGCTGAAAAAGTACCGGCAGGTCTTCGAAGGCCACGGCGCGAAGATGGAGCAGTTCTGCCGCTCCCGCGCCATAGGCTACGCGCGCTGCGTCACCAGCACGCCCTTCCAGGACACCATCGTGCACATGCTGCGCCGGGGGAAATTGCTGCAATGA
- a CDS encoding MoxR family ATPase: MAVNSQFEQDVAQFLVAFNQVREEIAKVVVGQKEIVEEILIGLFAGGHILLEGVPGIGKTLLVHTLADTLSCKFSRIQFTPDLMPTDIIGTRIVMEDDAGRKHFTFQHGPIFTQILLADEINRATPKTQSALLEAMQERSVTTAGETRKLERPFFVIATQNPLEMEGTYPLPEAQLDRFFFKLLVKFPSVDDLVEVSRRTTVRAMPSADVTLKDETVVQLMGTVRDMPIAEHVERYAANLLIATHPESDRATPMVKQYGKYGASPRGLQAMVLGGKVRALLDRRFNVAEDDIRAVAKPALRHRILLNFEGEAEEISTDAIVDEIIEKVTVNVS; encoded by the coding sequence ATGGCCGTGAACAGTCAATTCGAGCAGGACGTCGCCCAGTTTCTTGTCGCCTTCAATCAAGTGCGCGAAGAGATTGCGAAGGTCGTCGTGGGGCAGAAGGAAATCGTCGAAGAGATCCTCATCGGCCTCTTCGCCGGGGGCCACATCCTCCTGGAAGGCGTGCCCGGCATCGGCAAGACCCTCCTGGTCCACACCCTCGCGGATACACTCTCCTGCAAGTTTTCCCGCATCCAGTTCACGCCCGATCTCATGCCCACGGACATCATCGGCACGCGCATTGTGATGGAAGACGACGCGGGGCGCAAGCACTTCACCTTCCAGCACGGCCCCATCTTTACCCAGATTCTGCTGGCCGACGAAATCAATCGCGCCACGCCCAAGACCCAGTCCGCGCTCCTCGAAGCCATGCAGGAGCGCTCCGTCACCACCGCCGGCGAGACCCGAAAACTGGAGCGTCCCTTCTTCGTGATCGCCACGCAGAACCCGCTGGAAATGGAGGGCACCTATCCGCTGCCCGAAGCCCAGCTCGACCGTTTCTTCTTCAAACTCCTGGTGAAATTTCCCTCGGTCGACGACCTTGTGGAAGTATCGCGCCGCACCACCGTCCGCGCCATGCCATCCGCCGACGTGACCTTGAAGGATGAGACCGTCGTGCAGCTCATGGGCACCGTGCGCGACATGCCCATCGCCGAGCATGTCGAGCGCTACGCCGCCAATCTCCTCATCGCCACCCATCCCGAGTCGGACCGCGCCACACCCATGGTGAAGCAATACGGCAAGTACGGCGCCAGCCCCCGCGGCCTCCAGGCCATGGTCCTCGGCGGCAAAGTGCGCGCGCTGCTTGATCGGCGCTTCAACGTCGCGGAGGATGACATCCGCGCCGTCGCCAAGCCCGCCCTGCGCCATCGCATCCTGTTGAACTTCGAAGGCGAGGCGGAAGAGATCAGCACCGATGCCATCGTGGACGAAATTATCGAAAAGGTGACGGTAAACGTTTCGTGA
- a CDS encoding VWA domain-containing protein, with protein MQFEFESPLFLVLLVALPLLFAVLRFSLTDSPLGQRLLSAFVRGIVVLLVVLALSDALWLRTTDDPAVLVVADLSDSVPKDAPTQLKTFLDQLETRVSNPSMAGLVTVASTPELVQPVVMHPEFPDTIAVPEAGEETRLADALNLAREIMPHEKVNKVIVFSDGNETDGDALSAARRLAAHGVKVHTMAYTREEKPEVLLEDLQVPAEVKRGQSFGITATAHATQDTKGQFTLYRDGFKVGEKEIDLKKGPNALSFDESNPPDGLVKYELRVTTPDDFFVDNNVSSGMVFVSGEPRVLLLEGEEREGRHLARALEAENIRVDFRESKGMPGTLEEIAAFDAVIFSDVPATDVTVQQMSLLRSYIEDLGGGFIMLGGEESFGLGGYYRTSIESALPVRMRSEKKKDTPSLAMMLVIDKSGSMGGEKMQLAKEAAVAAVELLGSRDYVGVVAFDGEPQWVVDLQSAGNQGGVLQTIESIEAGGGTNIAPAMEEAATALAGVSATFKHAILLTDGQSQEGDYAGIVDRMVGDLVTVSTVAVGEGADTALLQDIARWGRGRYYFTADPYDIPQIFTKETMSASKSSLVEEPFLPQVLRTHPVIQGIDWNSTPFLFGYVVCSAKATAEVPLITERGDPLLATWRFGLGKTVAFMSDAKSRWAGDWLGWPGYNVFWAQVVRDTMRVTQNQGNETQIAFKGSAGHIIIDSVDEDGNFVNGLNTAVQLVRPSLEMESVPLKQTAPGRYEAEVNTNETGSYLFKIRQESGEETYSDFTRGLTISYKPEYRHLATNTEFLTEMAAATGGKLNPTLDEIMAVGPEEAVRVRTQIWPWLLIAALFLFVADVAVRRFDLAGVRLLGGDQRYG; from the coding sequence ATGCAATTTGAGTTTGAAAGCCCGCTGTTTCTCGTCTTGCTCGTGGCGCTGCCCCTGCTCTTCGCCGTGCTGCGCTTTTCGCTCACGGACAGCCCCCTCGGTCAGCGGCTCCTTTCCGCCTTCGTGCGCGGCATCGTGGTGCTCCTCGTTGTCCTGGCGCTCTCCGACGCCCTCTGGCTCCGCACCACCGACGATCCCGCCGTCCTCGTCGTGGCCGATTTGTCCGACTCCGTGCCGAAGGACGCGCCCACCCAGCTTAAGACTTTCCTCGATCAGCTCGAAACCCGCGTGAGCAACCCCTCCATGGCGGGCTTGGTTACTGTGGCGTCCACACCCGAGCTGGTCCAGCCCGTGGTGATGCATCCCGAGTTTCCCGACACCATCGCCGTGCCCGAAGCGGGGGAGGAGACCCGCCTCGCCGACGCGCTCAATCTCGCACGGGAGATCATGCCCCACGAAAAGGTGAACAAAGTTATTGTTTTCAGCGACGGCAACGAGACCGACGGCGACGCTCTCAGCGCGGCGCGGCGACTCGCGGCCCACGGCGTGAAAGTCCACACGATGGCCTACACCCGCGAGGAAAAGCCCGAGGTGCTGCTGGAGGATCTCCAGGTGCCCGCGGAAGTAAAGCGCGGCCAGTCCTTCGGCATTACGGCCACGGCCCACGCCACCCAGGACACCAAAGGCCAGTTCACCCTCTATCGCGATGGGTTCAAAGTGGGGGAGAAGGAGATCGACCTGAAGAAGGGCCCCAACGCCCTCTCCTTCGATGAATCCAATCCCCCCGACGGCCTCGTGAAGTATGAACTCCGCGTCACCACGCCCGACGACTTCTTCGTCGACAACAACGTCTCGTCCGGCATGGTCTTCGTCTCCGGCGAGCCCCGCGTGCTCCTGCTCGAAGGCGAAGAACGCGAAGGCCGACACCTCGCCCGCGCGCTGGAAGCGGAAAACATCCGCGTGGACTTTCGCGAGAGCAAGGGCATGCCCGGCACACTCGAAGAGATTGCCGCCTTCGATGCCGTCATCTTCTCCGACGTGCCCGCCACCGACGTGACCGTCCAGCAGATGTCCCTCCTCCGCAGCTACATCGAAGATCTCGGTGGCGGCTTCATCATGCTCGGCGGCGAGGAATCCTTCGGCCTCGGCGGCTATTACCGCACCTCCATCGAGAGCGCCCTGCCCGTGCGGATGCGCTCCGAGAAGAAGAAAGACACGCCCAGCCTCGCCATGATGCTCGTCATCGACAAGTCGGGCAGCATGGGCGGCGAAAAAATGCAGCTCGCGAAGGAGGCCGCCGTTGCCGCCGTGGAACTCCTCGGCAGCCGCGACTACGTGGGCGTCGTTGCTTTCGACGGTGAGCCCCAATGGGTCGTAGATCTCCAGAGCGCGGGCAACCAGGGGGGCGTGCTGCAAACCATCGAAAGCATCGAAGCCGGCGGCGGCACCAATATCGCCCCGGCCATGGAGGAAGCCGCCACCGCCCTCGCGGGCGTCTCCGCCACCTTCAAGCATGCGATTCTCCTCACCGACGGCCAGTCCCAGGAAGGCGATTACGCCGGCATCGTGGATCGCATGGTGGGCGATCTCGTCACCGTCTCCACCGTCGCCGTGGGCGAGGGCGCCGATACGGCACTGCTGCAGGACATTGCCCGCTGGGGCCGGGGCCGCTATTACTTCACCGCCGACCCCTACGACATCCCTCAGATCTTCACCAAAGAAACCATGTCCGCGTCGAAGTCCTCTCTCGTGGAAGAGCCCTTCCTGCCCCAGGTGCTGCGCACCCACCCGGTGATCCAGGGCATCGACTGGAACAGCACGCCCTTCCTCTTCGGCTATGTCGTGTGCTCCGCCAAGGCCACCGCCGAGGTGCCCCTCATCACCGAGCGCGGCGATCCCCTCCTGGCCACCTGGCGCTTTGGTCTCGGCAAGACCGTCGCCTTCATGTCCGATGCCAAGAGCCGTTGGGCGGGTGACTGGCTCGGCTGGCCGGGCTACAACGTATTCTGGGCCCAGGTCGTCCGCGACACCATGCGCGTGACGCAGAACCAGGGCAACGAAACCCAGATTGCCTTCAAAGGCAGCGCGGGTCACATCATCATCGACTCCGTGGACGAAGACGGCAATTTCGTCAATGGCCTCAACACCGCCGTGCAACTGGTGCGCCCTTCCCTGGAAATGGAGTCTGTTCCGCTGAAGCAGACCGCGCCGGGCCGATACGAGGCCGAAGTAAACACAAACGAAACAGGCAGCTACCTCTTCAAGATTCGTCAAGAATCCGGCGAAGAGACGTACTCCGATTTCACCCGCGGCCTCACGATCTCCTACAAGCCCGAATACCGCCATCTGGCCACCAACACCGAATTCCTGACCGAGATGGCGGCGGCGACCGGCGGCAAGCTGAATCCCACCCTCGATGAAATCATGGCCGTGGGTCCGGAAGAAGCGGTGCGTGTGCGCACCCAGATTTGGCCATGGTTATTGATAGCGGCATTATTCCTCTTCGTGGCCGATGTGGCGGTCCGGAGATTCGACTTGGCGGGCGTGCGCCTGCTCGGCGGCGATCAGCGGTACGGGTGA
- the mtgA gene encoding monofunctional biosynthetic peptidoglycan transglycosylase yields the protein MTDIPEGESAPPRKRRVKKVDGDEAAPRKKAAPRRPRARVPVPILPEEDPDKTIELPRLPEEEETGAASKPSLRRRLARLGLKYGSRALLLFVLLSALWILTYRFINPPVTPLMILRHFQDEEDLRKRWRDGDAIAPEFLLAVVAAEDQMFFQHNGFDWKQIGTAIDERLKGGRLRGGSTISQQVAKNVFLWPGRSWVRKGLEAWFTVGIELCWSKERILEVYVNVAEMGRGIYGVEAAAQHYFQKPAADLTRAECALLATVLPDPRDRSPRAPTGAMRDRQDWILGQMRNLGGVAFLEQARESGMPEQAP from the coding sequence ATGACCGACATCCCCGAGGGCGAGAGCGCGCCTCCCCGCAAGCGGCGCGTGAAAAAGGTGGATGGCGACGAGGCCGCGCCCCGAAAGAAGGCCGCGCCGCGCAGGCCCCGCGCCAGGGTTCCGGTGCCCATCCTTCCGGAGGAGGATCCGGACAAGACCATCGAGCTCCCGCGACTTCCCGAGGAGGAAGAGACGGGTGCGGCATCGAAGCCTTCCCTGCGGCGGCGGCTGGCCCGGCTTGGCCTGAAGTACGGTTCCCGGGCACTCCTCCTCTTTGTGCTGCTTTCCGCCTTATGGATTCTAACCTATCGTTTCATCAATCCGCCGGTCACCCCGCTGATGATCCTGCGCCACTTTCAAGACGAGGAGGATTTGCGCAAGCGCTGGCGGGACGGCGACGCGATTGCCCCGGAATTCCTCCTGGCGGTGGTGGCGGCGGAAGACCAGATGTTCTTCCAGCACAACGGTTTCGACTGGAAGCAGATTGGAACGGCGATCGACGAGCGCCTCAAGGGGGGACGCCTGCGCGGGGGTAGCACCATCAGCCAGCAGGTGGCGAAGAACGTTTTTCTGTGGCCGGGCCGCTCCTGGGTCCGCAAGGGTCTGGAGGCCTGGTTTACCGTAGGAATTGAACTCTGCTGGTCGAAGGAGCGTATTCTCGAGGTCTATGTGAACGTGGCCGAAATGGGCCGGGGCATCTATGGGGTGGAGGCGGCGGCCCAGCATTACTTTCAGAAACCGGCGGCGGACCTGACCCGCGCCGAGTGTGCCCTTCTGGCGACCGTACTGCCGGATCCGCGGGACCGCTCTCCCCGCGCGCCCACAGGCGCCATGCGGGATCGCCAGGACTGGATTCTCGGGCAGATGCGCAATCTCGGCGGGGTGGCGTTTCTGGAGCAGGCGCGCGAATCCGGCATGCCGGAACAGGCGCCATGA
- a CDS encoding Gfo/Idh/MocA family oxidoreductase, whose translation MNISRRGFLALSGAAAFTILPSSARGANEKIRCAVAGVNNRGKAHIQGILGAPNAELVALCDVDATALEAQAREADQKTGKSLKRFRDLREVLADPEIDAITLALPNHWHVLGAIWGLQAGKHVYVEKPMCHTYWEGLQLVAAEKQYGKVLMHGTQRRSEPLWQRMVHGPTRERSATSIWRDASALTAVTLFPRRRMPRRRRRWTGTCGRGRPKSAPTTRTTCTTTGTGIGATAMARWGTIWSISRTSPIGR comes from the coding sequence ATGAATATCAGCCGACGAGGCTTTCTGGCCCTTTCCGGAGCGGCCGCTTTCACCATCCTCCCTTCGTCCGCACGGGGCGCCAACGAGAAGATTCGTTGCGCGGTGGCGGGCGTGAACAACCGGGGCAAGGCCCACATCCAGGGCATCCTCGGCGCGCCGAATGCGGAGCTGGTGGCGCTGTGCGACGTGGACGCGACAGCGCTGGAAGCACAGGCCAGGGAAGCGGACCAGAAGACCGGAAAGAGCCTCAAGCGCTTTCGCGACCTCCGCGAGGTACTTGCCGACCCGGAAATTGACGCGATCACGCTGGCGCTGCCGAATCACTGGCACGTCCTCGGCGCGATATGGGGATTGCAGGCGGGCAAGCACGTGTATGTGGAAAAGCCCATGTGCCACACCTATTGGGAAGGTCTCCAGCTTGTGGCGGCGGAGAAGCAGTACGGCAAAGTGCTCATGCACGGCACGCAGCGGCGTTCCGAGCCGCTTTGGCAGCGGATGGTACACGGGCCAACGCGGGAACGATCGGCGACATCTATCTGGCGCGATGCGTCTGCTTTAACCGCCGTGACGCTATTCCCCCGCAGGCGGATGCCGCGCCGCCGGAGACGCTGGACTGGAACCTGTGGCAGGGGCCGGCCGAAGAGCGCGCCTACAACGCGAACTACGTGCACTACAACTGGCACTGGTATTGGCGCTACGGCAATGGCGAGGTGGGGAACAATCTGGTCCATTTCACGGACATCGCCAATTGGACGCTGA
- a CDS encoding UMP kinase, translating into MTAPIYKRILLKLSGEALEGNTGKGGIDFPTLGSFCDEVKEVVDLGVEVGLVVGGGNIFRGVQGVETGLDQPTGDYMGMLATVINALAIQASLEQRNVRTRVMTAIEMRPIAEPYIRRRATRHLEKGRVVIFGAGTGNPFFTTDTAAALRANEIGAELVMKATKVDGIYDSDPMKNPNAKKYDLLDYTTVLTDKLRVMDATAISLCRENKLPILVFDLTRKGNILKVLQGESIGTLVKGD; encoded by the coding sequence TTGACAGCGCCCATCTACAAACGCATCCTGCTGAAACTCAGCGGCGAAGCTCTCGAAGGCAACACCGGCAAGGGAGGCATTGACTTTCCGACGCTGGGCAGCTTCTGCGATGAAGTCAAAGAAGTGGTGGATCTCGGTGTGGAGGTGGGCCTTGTGGTGGGCGGCGGGAATATTTTCCGCGGGGTTCAGGGCGTGGAAACGGGTCTGGACCAGCCCACGGGTGATTACATGGGTATGCTGGCCACGGTGATAAACGCCCTGGCCATCCAAGCCTCGCTTGAGCAGCGCAATGTGCGCACCCGCGTGATGACGGCCATCGAGATGCGCCCCATCGCCGAGCCCTACATTCGCCGGCGCGCCACGCGCCATCTGGAGAAGGGCCGTGTCGTTATATTTGGCGCGGGTACGGGCAATCCGTTTTTTACAACGGACACCGCGGCGGCGCTCCGGGCGAACGAGATTGGTGCGGAACTGGTCATGAAGGCCACCAAGGTGGACGGCATCTATGACTCGGACCCCATGAAAAACCCCAACGCGAAAAAGTATGACCTGCTGGATTACACCACGGTACTGACGGACAAGCTTCGCGTCATGGATGCGACGGCCATATCGCTGTGCCGGGAAAACAAGCTTCCGATTCTGGTGTTTGATTTGACCAGGAAAGGCAATATCCTCAAGGTATTGCAGGGCGAATCGATTGGAACGTTGGTAAAGGGAGACTGA
- the rpsB gene encoding 30S ribosomal protein S2: MAVVSMRELLEAGIHFGHQTRRWHPKMKPYIFGQRNGIYIIDLQLTLRQVYKAYGLVRETVANGGNVLFVGTKKQAQEPVAQQAERCGMYYVNNRWLGGTLTNFQTVKGSIQELNNLQELEKSDKIERYSKKERVMFKKRAVKLEKNLSGIQRMPNLPSVVFIADAKRENIAVREAKRLGIPSIGIVDTNCDPDVVDLPIPGNDDAIRSISLFCQIIADAVIEGRMRAEKLRAEDAEKRAARSKSSMDDAEEQGEEAVEEIVVDAADEEAFADAPADDDNE; encoded by the coding sequence ATGGCAGTTGTTTCCATGCGCGAGCTCCTTGAAGCTGGCATCCACTTTGGCCACCAGACGCGCCGCTGGCACCCCAAGATGAAACCCTACATCTTCGGCCAGCGCAATGGCATCTACATTATCGACCTCCAGCTCACGCTGCGCCAGGTCTACAAGGCCTATGGTCTGGTCCGCGAAACCGTTGCCAACGGCGGCAACGTGCTTTTCGTCGGCACGAAGAAGCAGGCGCAGGAGCCGGTAGCGCAGCAGGCCGAACGTTGCGGCATGTACTACGTCAACAACCGCTGGCTCGGCGGCACGCTCACGAACTTCCAGACGGTTAAGGGCTCCATCCAGGAGCTGAACAACCTCCAGGAGCTTGAAAAGAGCGACAAGATCGAACGTTACAGCAAGAAAGAGCGCGTGATGTTCAAGAAGCGCGCCGTCAAGCTGGAGAAGAACCTTTCCGGCATCCAGCGCATGCCCAACCTGCCCAGCGTCGTGTTCATTGCCGACGCGAAGCGCGAAAACATCGCGGTGCGCGAAGCCAAGCGCCTGGGCATCCCGAGCATCGGCATCGTGGACACGAACTGCGATCCGGACGTGGTAGATCTTCCCATCCCCGGCAACGACGACGCGATCCGTTCCATCAGCCTGTTCTGCCAGATCATCGCCGACGCGGTCATCGAAGGCCGCATGCGCGCCGAGAAACTGCGCGCGGAAGATGCCGAGAAGCGTGCGGCCCGCTCCAAGAGCAGCATGGACGACGCGGAAGAGCAGGGTGAAGAGGCGGTGGAAGAGATCGTTGTGGACGCGGCCGACGAGGAAGCTTTCGCCGACGCGCCCGCCGATGACGACAACGAATAA
- a CDS encoding BatA and WFA domain-containing protein, whose product MSFLTPLAFLGFLLFIPVILLYLLKQKRRRVIVSTLMFWDEILRDEHSVASITKLRKILSLLLQLLVLLLLILALAQPILAKDTLGARRIVIFLDSSASMLTDESGQTRFALAQLKAREVITGMASGDTAMLVSVGAHPETDMPFTSSRRTLHEALDGIAAGHGGTNFADAFALLKQLPPDERETWVYVIGDGAFDTVPFEGDEKMRFAYLPVGEAKENVGITAFQVRPLPALPRDFEIMFTVANESDAEVTLPFEIHVGDNLVDADEITVPARGILNHSLRQFSATGGTVKLVADWDDAFQLDNTAYAVLPPAVVVPVALVTEGNYFFESALMTDDAIALESMTPAQYAEKAATLEARVIIFDGFVPETLPERHAIYVGKWPESLGITASGEIGEPLITEWDQEHPVNRHLQLSNISIEAGQRLTAPETFTPLIQSFENPLVLLDESKPAMTMVVGFNTTSSDLPLRVAFPILVSNTIRYMTGGNDQDAWRAPEMGTVLGPEAIAQYAGESKITRVLAPGETVEPEAETPETTEEATPTALESVPVDRAGVYSAITDSGEVVPLFAANLNNRREANIAVSEGLPVKSEKPLQEITDGFRIGAAPWRMVAIAALALLFLEWGLFHRRWVE is encoded by the coding sequence ATGAGCTTCCTCACTCCCCTGGCCTTTCTCGGCTTCCTGCTCTTCATTCCCGTCATTCTGCTCTATCTCCTGAAGCAGAAACGCCGTCGCGTTATTGTCTCCACCCTCATGTTCTGGGACGAGATCCTTCGCGACGAGCATAGCGTGGCCTCCATCACGAAGCTGCGCAAGATTCTTTCGCTGCTCCTTCAATTGCTCGTGCTACTCCTGCTCATACTCGCCCTCGCGCAACCCATCCTCGCGAAAGACACCCTGGGCGCGCGGCGCATCGTGATCTTCCTCGATTCTTCCGCCAGCATGCTCACCGACGAATCCGGTCAGACCCGCTTCGCCCTGGCGCAGCTCAAAGCCCGCGAGGTAATCACCGGCATGGCCTCGGGCGACACCGCCATGCTCGTCTCCGTTGGCGCACACCCGGAAACGGACATGCCCTTCACCTCCAGTAGGCGGACCCTACACGAAGCCCTCGACGGTATCGCGGCGGGCCACGGCGGCACCAATTTCGCCGACGCCTTCGCGCTGCTGAAACAACTCCCGCCCGACGAGCGCGAAACGTGGGTCTACGTCATCGGCGACGGCGCCTTTGACACCGTGCCTTTTGAGGGCGACGAGAAAATGCGCTTCGCCTACCTCCCTGTGGGCGAGGCCAAGGAAAACGTGGGCATCACCGCCTTCCAGGTGCGCCCCCTGCCCGCGCTGCCCCGCGATTTCGAGATCATGTTCACCGTCGCCAACGAAAGCGACGCCGAAGTCACCCTGCCCTTCGAAATCCACGTGGGCGACAACCTCGTGGACGCCGACGAGATCACCGTTCCCGCGCGGGGCATCCTCAATCATTCGTTGCGCCAGTTCAGCGCCACCGGCGGCACGGTGAAGCTCGTGGCCGATTGGGACGACGCCTTCCAACTCGACAACACGGCCTACGCGGTGCTGCCCCCGGCGGTGGTGGTGCCCGTCGCACTCGTGACGGAGGGCAATTACTTTTTCGAGAGCGCCCTCATGACCGACGACGCCATCGCGCTCGAAAGCATGACGCCCGCGCAATACGCCGAGAAGGCCGCCACGCTCGAAGCCAGGGTCATCATCTTCGACGGATTTGTGCCCGAGACGCTCCCCGAGCGCCACGCCATCTATGTGGGCAAGTGGCCCGAAAGTCTCGGCATCACGGCGAGCGGCGAGATCGGCGAGCCCCTCATCACCGAGTGGGACCAGGAGCACCCCGTCAATCGTCACCTCCAGCTTTCCAATATATCCATCGAAGCGGGCCAGCGTCTCACCGCACCCGAGACCTTCACCCCGCTGATCCAGTCCTTCGAGAATCCCCTCGTGCTGTTGGACGAATCCAAGCCCGCCATGACCATGGTCGTCGGCTTTAACACCACGTCCTCCGATCTCCCCCTCCGCGTGGCTTTCCCGATTCTGGTGTCGAACACCATCCGCTACATGACCGGCGGCAACGATCAGGATGCCTGGCGGGCCCCGGAAATGGGCACCGTCCTCGGTCCCGAAGCCATCGCGCAATACGCGGGCGAATCGAAGATCACCAGGGTGCTCGCGCCCGGTGAAACGGTGGAACCGGAAGCGGAGACACCTGAAACCACCGAGGAAGCAACACCCACCGCGCTCGAGTCCGTCCCCGTGGATCGCGCGGGCGTCTACAGCGCCATCACCGATTCGGGCGAGGTCGTACCCCTCTTCGCCGCGAATCTGAACAATCGCCGCGAGGCCAACATCGCCGTGTCTGAAGGGCTGCCCGTCAAGAGCGAGAAGCCCCTGCAGGAAATTACCGATGGCTTCCGCATCGGCGCCGCGCCGTGGCGCATGGTGGCCATCGCGGCACTCGCCCTACTCTTCCTGGAGTGGGGTCTCTTTCACCGGCGCTGGGTGGAGTAG
- the tsf gene encoding translation elongation factor Ts, with amino-acid sequence MATTAADVKALRESTGAGMMDCKKALDESNGDMDKAVIWLRERGIAKAAKRSDKVASEGAVHSYIHMGGKVGVLAEVNCETDFVARGDEFQELCRNICLQICSTAPLAVRREELNQDVVAAEMDLYVKQAAETGKPENICKQIAEGKLKKWFSEVCLVDQQFVKDGDKTIDQLCTELSGKVGEKITIRRFVRYQLGEGIEKQVSNFAEEVAAELAKAQG; translated from the coding sequence ATGGCTACTACCGCCGCAGATGTAAAGGCCCTCCGGGAATCCACCGGCGCGGGCATGATGGATTGCAAGAAGGCGCTCGACGAGAGCAATGGCGATATGGACAAGGCGGTCATCTGGCTGCGCGAACGGGGCATTGCCAAGGCCGCGAAGCGCAGCGACAAGGTGGCTTCCGAGGGTGCGGTTCACTCCTACATCCACATGGGTGGCAAGGTGGGCGTGCTGGCCGAAGTCAACTGCGAGACCGATTTCGTCGCGCGCGGCGATGAGTTTCAGGAACTCTGCCGCAATATCTGCCTTCAGATCTGCTCCACCGCCCCGCTGGCGGTGCGCCGCGAAGAACTGAATCAAGACGTGGTCGCGGCTGAGATGGACCTTTACGTGAAGCAGGCCGCCGAAACAGGCAAACCGGAGAACATTTGCAAGCAGATTGCCGAAGGCAAGCTGAAGAAGTGGTTCTCGGAAGTGTGCCTGGTGGACCAGCAGTTCGTGAAGGACGGCGACAAGACGATCGACCAGCTCTGCACGGAGTTGAGCGGTAAAGTCGGCGAAAAGATCACCATCCGCCGCTTTGTTCGCTACCAGCTTGGCGAAGGCATCGAGAAGCAGGTGAGCAATTTCGCTGAAGAAGTTGCCGCCGAACTTGCGAAAGCGCAAGGGTAA